The DNA window CCTAGCGTTATCCGTACGTAACATTCCAGGAGTAAAATTAGTAGCAGCAGACGGAATCAATGTACTTGACGTGATCTATCACGATCAGTTCATTGTAACGAAAGAAGCTGTTGCGAAGATAGAGGAGGTGCTTGCATAATGAAGGATCCACGCGATATCATTAAGCGCCCTATCGTTACAGAAAAAACAACGGACATGATGGCTGAAAACAAATACGCATTTTACGTAGATGTACGTGCCAACAAAGTTGAAATCAAAAAAGCTGTAGAGCAAATCTTTGATGTGAAGGTAGCGAACGTAAACACACTTAACGTTAGAAAGAAGCCAAAGAGATTTGGTCGTCATAACGGGTTTACAGCTGCTAAAAAGAAAGCATTTATCACACTTACAGCAGATAGCAAGCCTCTTGAGTTCTTCGAGGGTGTATAAGAATTAAATTGAAAGGAGGAACACACCATGGCTATTAAAAAGTATAAACCGACCTCAGCTGGTCGCCGTGGAATGTCTGTTTCAACATTTGAAGAAATTACAACAGATCAACCAGAAAAATCGTTACTAGCGCCACTTCATAGTAAAGCTGGTCGTAACAATAACGGTAGAATTACAGTTCGCCATCAAGG is part of the Bacillus horti genome and encodes:
- the rplW gene encoding 50S ribosomal protein L23 — encoded protein: MKDPRDIIKRPIVTEKTTDMMAENKYAFYVDVRANKVEIKKAVEQIFDVKVANVNTLNVRKKPKRFGRHNGFTAAKKKAFITLTADSKPLEFFEGV